A section of the Streptomyces sp. V3I8 genome encodes:
- a CDS encoding LysR family transcriptional regulator encodes MDLALLRTFVTVHRAGSFTRAAALLGLSQPAVTSQIRTLERQLGRPLFLRQARGVTPTTIGDELAHKAAPHLDALVEITETGLDADSSLRTLHLAGPPEFTAERALPALTRAIDDGHGFALRASFGNAEETLEGLAAGHHDLAIGTARPRGPLLTATPLCDEEHVLVAAPSWLTRIDCGTLCRMGAPALENLPVVEVHESLPFISRYWASVFDSLPAASGTVIVPDLRAVLACATTGAGLAVLPRYLCGPALERGDIVALTEPAVPPLRTYFLVVRTGTLAMPHIARAHEWLIRAAADWS; translated from the coding sequence ATGGATCTGGCCCTGCTGCGGACCTTCGTGACCGTGCACCGGGCCGGCTCCTTCACCCGCGCCGCCGCCCTGCTGGGCCTCTCCCAGCCGGCCGTCACCTCGCAGATCCGTACGCTCGAACGGCAACTGGGCCGCCCCCTGTTCCTGCGGCAGGCCCGCGGGGTGACCCCCACGACCATCGGCGACGAACTCGCACACAAGGCCGCCCCGCACCTCGACGCCCTCGTGGAGATCACCGAGACCGGCCTCGACGCCGACTCCTCCCTCCGCACCCTCCATCTCGCCGGACCGCCGGAGTTCACCGCCGAACGGGCACTGCCCGCACTGACCAGGGCCATCGACGACGGCCACGGCTTCGCGCTGCGGGCCTCCTTCGGCAACGCGGAGGAAACGCTGGAAGGGCTGGCTGCCGGGCATCACGATCTGGCCATCGGCACGGCTCGCCCACGGGGCCCCCTGCTCACCGCGACTCCGCTCTGCGACGAGGAACACGTGCTGGTCGCCGCCCCGAGCTGGCTCACCCGCATCGACTGCGGCACGTTGTGCCGCATGGGCGCACCCGCGCTGGAGAACCTGCCCGTGGTGGAGGTGCACGAGTCGCTGCCGTTCATCTCCCGCTACTGGGCTTCCGTCTTCGACTCCCTGCCCGCCGCGTCGGGCACCGTCATCGTTCCCGACCTGCGCGCCGTGCTCGCCTGCGCCACCACCGGCGCGGGACTCGCGGTACTGCCGCGCTACCTGTGCGGACCGGCTCTGGAGCGCGGCGACATCGTCGCGCTGACCGAACCCGCGGTGCCTCCGCTGCGTACCTACTTTCTCGTCGTACGCACCGGAACACTCGCCATGCCCCACATCGCACGGGCGCACGAGTGGCTGATACGCGCGGCCGCCGACTGGTCGTGA
- a CDS encoding NUDIX domain-containing protein, protein MTDRPVVKRTARAVLLDGDDLILIKRTKPGVDPYWLTPGGGVEPEDATVVEALHREVDEELGAKIADVVPCFVDTVEHIGEDSDSTGVKVQHFFVCRLESMDPSLRHGPEIEEPIGEYEIVRIPFTRVGIASVHLVPLSLRHYLDGNIEGLRAMHAPDLG, encoded by the coding sequence ATGACCGACCGACCCGTGGTCAAGCGCACTGCCCGGGCTGTACTGCTGGACGGCGACGACCTGATCCTGATCAAGCGGACCAAGCCCGGAGTCGATCCCTACTGGCTGACACCGGGCGGTGGGGTCGAACCGGAGGACGCCACCGTCGTCGAAGCGCTGCACCGTGAGGTGGACGAGGAGCTCGGCGCCAAGATCGCCGATGTCGTGCCCTGCTTCGTCGACACCGTCGAGCACATCGGCGAGGACAGCGATTCGACCGGTGTGAAGGTGCAGCACTTCTTCGTCTGCCGCCTGGAATCCATGGATCCCTCGCTGCGCCATGGCCCCGAGATCGAGGAACCCATCGGCGAGTACGAGATCGTACGGATCCCCTTCACCCGGGTGGGCATCGCCTCCGTCCATCTCGTACCGCTCTCGCTGCGGCACTACCTCGACGGGAACATCGAGGGCCTGCGGGCGATGCACGCGCCCGACCTCGGCTGA
- a CDS encoding globin domain-containing protein, protein MDAPTTTSADNGTSGGGGGGGWFTPHTPPDPPAGGGQEATEGRRLAGLRPVGRPAKGDNSPTRRRIPPHTEPGADTDRPDSDRSGPDRSGPDRSDPERSDAGHSGTDRSDADRAAVDSAASDTVSAPAPDTAPARPASPDAVLIRRTMDEVAPVADKVTSYFYALLFVRHPDLRPLFPAAMDAQRDRLLKALLTAAEHIDNTEILVAYLQNLGRGHRKYGTRPEHYPAVGECLLGALSRFAGTVWDREAEAAWVRAYTTISQIMIDAAAADELRAPAWWYAEVVSHDLRTPDVAVVTVRTDQPYPFLAGQYTSLETPWWPRVWRHYSFASAPRSDGLLSFHVKAVPAGWVSSALVHRARPGDIIRLGPPAGSMTVDHTTDSGLLCLGGGTGIAPIKALVEDVAEHGHRRPVEVFYGARTDHDLYDIDTMLRLQQSHSWLAVRPIVDQKAHLQLPDAVRESGPWNEYDAYLSGPPGMIRNGVDALRDIGVPSDRIRHDAVEDLVAIRD, encoded by the coding sequence ATGGACGCTCCGACCACCACGTCGGCCGACAACGGCACTTCTGGGGGTGGCGGCGGAGGCGGCTGGTTCACGCCGCACACACCGCCGGATCCGCCCGCGGGCGGCGGGCAGGAGGCGACCGAGGGGCGGCGTCTGGCCGGGCTGCGCCCCGTGGGACGGCCCGCGAAGGGAGACAACAGCCCGACGCGGCGGCGAATACCCCCGCATACGGAGCCCGGAGCGGACACCGACCGCCCCGATTCCGACCGCTCCGGCCCCGACCGCTCCGGCCCCGACCGGTCCGATCCCGAGCGTTCAGACGCCGGCCACTCCGGTACCGACCGCTCCGACGCTGATCGTGCGGCCGTCGACTCCGCCGCCTCGGACACCGTCTCCGCTCCCGCCCCGGACACCGCCCCGGCCCGGCCCGCCTCCCCCGACGCCGTCCTGATCCGCCGCACCATGGACGAGGTGGCGCCCGTCGCCGACAAGGTCACCTCGTACTTCTACGCGTTGCTCTTCGTGCGCCACCCGGACCTGCGGCCGCTGTTCCCCGCCGCGATGGACGCCCAGCGGGACCGGCTACTGAAAGCCCTGCTGACGGCGGCCGAGCACATCGACAACACCGAGATCCTGGTCGCGTACCTGCAGAACCTCGGACGCGGCCACCGCAAGTACGGAACTCGCCCCGAGCACTACCCGGCCGTCGGGGAGTGCCTGCTCGGCGCGCTGAGCAGGTTCGCCGGCACCGTCTGGGACCGGGAGGCGGAGGCGGCCTGGGTCAGGGCGTACACGACGATCTCCCAGATCATGATCGACGCTGCGGCCGCGGACGAGCTGCGTGCCCCGGCCTGGTGGTACGCCGAGGTGGTCTCGCACGACCTGCGGACCCCGGACGTCGCCGTCGTCACGGTCCGCACCGATCAGCCGTACCCCTTCCTCGCCGGGCAGTACACGAGCCTGGAGACCCCTTGGTGGCCCCGTGTGTGGCGGCACTACTCGTTCGCCTCGGCGCCCCGGTCCGACGGACTCCTGTCGTTCCACGTGAAGGCGGTTCCGGCGGGCTGGGTCTCCAGCGCCTTGGTGCACCGGGCCCGCCCCGGCGACATCATCAGGCTCGGCCCGCCCGCCGGCTCGATGACCGTCGACCACACCACCGACAGCGGTCTGCTCTGTCTGGGCGGCGGCACCGGCATCGCCCCGATCAAGGCGCTGGTCGAGGACGTCGCCGAGCACGGCCACCGGCGCCCGGTCGAGGTCTTCTACGGAGCCCGCACCGATCACGACCTGTACGACATCGACACCATGCTCCGGCTCCAGCAGAGCCATTCCTGGCTCGCGGTGCGCCCGATCGTCGACCAGAAGGCGCATCTGCAGCTTCCCGACGCGGTACGCGAGTCCGGTCCGTGGAACGAGTACGACGCCTATCTGTCGGGCCCGCCCGGCATGATCCGCAACGGTGTGGACGCCCTTAGGGACATCGGTGTCCCCTCGGACCGGATCCGGCACGACGCGGTGGAGGATCTCGTCGCGATACGGGACTGA
- a CDS encoding DUF2269 family protein has product MKLSRPARRANLVVHVAASACWLGLTLGLLALGVAATTTGSAATVEASVRAMKMFTDWLLLPLAFLTLLSGLVLSLGTHWGLARHRWVHTKFWLTLVTVTATVLALRPGVGSAVAAVSADGVLPDSGDVLFGPIVSLTAYLFMTVISILKPWGLTRRGQRIRTTLRKRVDAGAAGRTA; this is encoded by the coding sequence GTGAAACTAAGCCGCCCCGCACGCCGGGCCAACCTCGTCGTCCATGTAGCCGCGTCCGCGTGCTGGCTCGGGCTCACGCTCGGGCTGCTCGCGCTGGGTGTCGCCGCGACCACCACCGGGTCCGCGGCGACCGTGGAAGCCTCTGTCCGCGCCATGAAGATGTTCACCGACTGGCTCCTGCTCCCCCTCGCGTTCCTCACGCTCCTGAGCGGCCTGGTGCTGTCTCTGGGCACGCACTGGGGGCTGGCCAGGCACCGGTGGGTCCACACCAAGTTCTGGCTGACCCTGGTGACGGTCACGGCCACCGTCCTCGCCCTGCGTCCCGGGGTCGGCTCGGCGGTGGCCGCCGTGTCCGCGGACGGGGTCCTGCCCGATTCCGGTGACGTCCTGTTCGGGCCGATCGTCTCCCTGACCGCGTACCTCTTCATGACGGTGATCTCGATCCTCAAGCCCTGGGGGCTGACCCGACGCGGGCAAAGGATCCGTACGACCCTCCGCAAACGGGTGGACGCCGGAGCCGCCGGTCGGACAGCCTGA
- a CDS encoding GNAT family N-acetyltransferase codes for MPIPSSATLPIRRLTPRDLSACADLSENRGWPREEHKWGLLLAAGTGYGIDDPGGGLVAGCVVTFYGPQDRPDLAAIGMVLVAERHARRGIGRRLMRHIVADLGTTPVTLHATPYGRPLYEELGFKAVGRAEMVRGRFTPGGPESGVATRPATAGDLAAILRLDEEVFGTDRTHMITRLPAFSDQLRVAEEDGRIIGYAAAWPNMDSQVVGPLIARDTEVAKALVASLASRTDLPLRTDIDVRHEELLAWVKERGLAAVAFNAVMTYGIGELPGDWTRRFAPLTVAAG; via the coding sequence GTGCCGATTCCTTCCTCCGCCACTCTGCCCATTCGCCGTCTGACGCCTCGCGACCTCTCCGCGTGCGCCGACCTCTCCGAGAACCGGGGCTGGCCCCGGGAGGAACACAAGTGGGGTCTGCTGCTCGCCGCCGGCACGGGCTACGGCATCGACGACCCCGGCGGCGGCCTCGTCGCCGGCTGCGTCGTGACCTTCTACGGACCGCAGGACCGACCTGATCTCGCAGCGATCGGCATGGTGCTGGTCGCCGAACGGCACGCCCGCCGGGGCATCGGACGCCGGCTCATGCGCCACATCGTGGCCGACCTGGGGACCACTCCGGTGACTCTGCACGCCACGCCGTACGGGCGCCCCCTCTACGAGGAGCTGGGCTTCAAGGCCGTCGGGCGGGCCGAGATGGTCCGTGGCCGCTTCACTCCCGGCGGCCCGGAGTCCGGGGTCGCCACGCGCCCGGCCACGGCCGGGGACCTCGCCGCGATCCTCCGCCTCGACGAAGAGGTTTTCGGTACGGACCGGACCCACATGATCACGCGACTGCCGGCCTTCTCCGACCAGCTGCGCGTCGCCGAGGAGGACGGCCGGATCATCGGGTACGCAGCCGCCTGGCCCAACATGGACAGCCAGGTCGTGGGCCCGCTGATCGCCCGGGACACCGAGGTGGCGAAGGCCCTCGTCGCCTCGCTCGCCTCCCGCACCGACCTCCCGCTGCGCACCGACATCGACGTACGGCACGAGGAGTTGCTCGCCTGGGTGAAGGAGCGTGGACTCGCTGCCGTGGCTTTCAACGCGGTCATGACGTACGGCATCGGGGAGTTGCCCGGCGACTGGACACGGCGGTTCGCGCCGCTCACCGTGGCCGCGGGCTGA
- a CDS encoding heme-binding protein, translating into MSTTTVTPLTTQDAENLVTAARRAAEAADVTVSVTVLDAGGHLLAFRRDDRAVLISGETSTRKAYTALQLDTPTADLVDAVRPGGLFHTLPTALDRPLLFIAGGVPVHRDGRPIGAIGVGGGAPEQDHSFATAAVRALTQEGRRA; encoded by the coding sequence ATGAGCACCACCACCGTCACCCCGCTGACCACTCAGGACGCCGAGAACCTCGTCACGGCCGCCCGCCGGGCCGCGGAGGCCGCCGATGTCACGGTCAGTGTCACGGTCCTCGACGCGGGCGGTCACCTGCTCGCCTTCCGACGGGACGACCGCGCGGTGCTGATCTCGGGCGAGACCAGCACCCGCAAGGCCTACACGGCACTGCAGCTCGACACCCCCACCGCGGACCTGGTCGACGCCGTCCGGCCCGGCGGTCTCTTCCACACCCTGCCGACCGCGCTCGACCGCCCGCTCCTGTTCATCGCGGGAGGCGTCCCGGTGCACCGGGACGGCCGTCCGATCGGCGCGATCGGAGTCGGCGGCGGCGCACCCGAGCAGGACCACTCCTTCGCCACCGCAGCCGTGCGGGCGCTCACCCAGGAGGGCCGGCGCGCCTAG
- a CDS encoding MFS transporter — protein sequence MPLALLALAIGAFGIGTTEFVIMGLLPEVAGDFGVSIPTAGFLVTGYALGVMFGAPLMTVLGTRVSRKRMLMLLMGLFIVGNLVSAVAPTFSVMLVGRVVASLAHGAFFGIGSVVAADLVAPDKKAGAIAMMFTGLTVANVVGVPLGTLIGQSAGWRVTFTAVAALGVLGLAGIAKLVPDMPKAEGVRLRHELAAFKNVQVLLAMAMTVLGFGGVFAAITYIAPMMTHVAGYADGSVTWLLVLFGLGMVGGNLVGGRFADRALMPMLYVSLGALAVVLALFTLTAHNKIAAAVTITLIGALGFATVAPLQKRVLDQAHGAPTLASAVNIGAFNLGNALSAWLGGVVIAAGLGYTAPNWVGAVLAAAALLLAVLSAALERRAGSTGHAADTVVADAGQSLSAQQRAVVHN from the coding sequence ATGCCTCTCGCGCTTCTGGCCCTCGCGATCGGGGCCTTCGGAATCGGAACCACCGAGTTCGTGATCATGGGCCTGTTGCCCGAGGTCGCGGGTGACTTCGGTGTCTCCATCCCCACCGCCGGGTTCCTCGTGACCGGTTACGCGCTCGGAGTCATGTTCGGCGCACCCCTCATGACCGTCCTCGGCACCAGGGTGTCCCGCAAGCGGATGCTGATGCTGCTGATGGGGCTGTTCATCGTCGGCAACCTGGTCTCCGCCGTCGCCCCCACGTTCTCCGTCATGCTGGTCGGACGCGTGGTCGCCTCACTCGCGCACGGTGCCTTCTTCGGCATCGGTTCGGTCGTCGCCGCCGACCTCGTCGCGCCGGACAAGAAGGCGGGCGCCATCGCGATGATGTTCACCGGCCTGACCGTCGCCAACGTCGTCGGCGTACCGCTGGGCACCCTCATCGGGCAGTCCGCCGGCTGGCGCGTGACCTTCACGGCCGTCGCCGCACTGGGCGTCCTCGGCCTGGCGGGCATCGCCAAGCTGGTGCCCGACATGCCCAAGGCGGAAGGCGTGCGACTCCGCCACGAACTGGCCGCCTTCAAGAACGTCCAGGTCCTGCTCGCCATGGCGATGACCGTCCTCGGCTTCGGCGGCGTCTTCGCGGCGATCACGTACATCGCGCCGATGATGACGCATGTCGCCGGCTACGCCGACGGCTCCGTCACCTGGCTGCTCGTCCTCTTCGGCCTCGGCATGGTCGGCGGCAACCTCGTCGGCGGCCGGTTCGCCGACCGCGCCCTGATGCCGATGCTGTACGTGTCACTGGGCGCCCTCGCGGTCGTCCTCGCCCTCTTCACGCTCACCGCGCACAACAAGATCGCGGCGGCCGTCACCATCACGCTGATCGGTGCCCTCGGCTTCGCCACCGTTGCGCCGCTGCAGAAGCGGGTGCTCGACCAGGCCCACGGTGCCCCGACGCTCGCCTCCGCGGTGAACATCGGCGCCTTCAACCTCGGCAACGCCCTCTCGGCGTGGCTCGGTGGCGTCGTGATCGCCGCAGGGCTGGGCTACACCGCCCCCAACTGGGTCGGCGCCGTCCTCGCCGCAGCGGCTCTTCTGCTCGCCGTCCTGTCGGCCGCCCTGGAACGCCGGGCCGGCTCCACCGGACACGCGGCCGACACGGTCGTCGCCGACGCGGGGCAGTCGCTCTCCGCGCAGCAGCGGGCCGTGGTCCACAACTGA
- a CDS encoding MarR family winged helix-turn-helix transcriptional regulator: MTATDPALTALAQGWCALSLLHGRIEAHIERALQAEHDLSVREYSLLDVLSRQHDGDGGHLQMKQVADAVVLSQSATTRLVTRLEDRGLLSRYLCPTDRRGIYTNVSEAGLALLDEARPTNDSALREALDEAAKSPELAPLVRVVESASVPAPA, from the coding sequence ATGACAGCGACGGACCCCGCACTCACCGCTCTCGCCCAGGGCTGGTGCGCGCTCTCCCTGCTGCACGGGAGGATCGAGGCGCACATCGAACGGGCCCTGCAGGCCGAGCACGACCTGAGCGTGCGCGAGTACTCACTCCTCGACGTCCTCAGCCGCCAGCACGACGGCGACGGCGGACACCTGCAGATGAAGCAGGTCGCCGACGCGGTCGTTCTCAGTCAGAGCGCCACCACCCGCCTGGTGACACGGCTCGAGGACCGGGGCCTGCTCTCGCGCTACCTGTGCCCCACCGACCGCCGCGGCATCTACACGAACGTCAGCGAGGCGGGACTCGCGCTCCTGGACGAGGCCCGGCCCACCAACGACTCGGCCCTGCGCGAGGCACTGGACGAAGCGGCCAAGAGCCCTGAGCTGGCCCCGCTGGTGCGCGTGGTGGAGTCGGCGAGCGTTCCCGCCCCCGCGTAG
- a CDS encoding GNAT family N-acetyltransferase, translating into MGDLEIRRAVADDVPAIVAMLADDPLGAQRESPDDLAPYLTALERLTGDPNQHLVVAVREDRVVGTLQLTVVPGLARRGATRAIIEAVRVHADERGSGLGTRFVEWAVDQARAEGCQLVQLTSDATRTDAHRFYERLGFTASHVGFKLQL; encoded by the coding sequence ATGGGAGATCTTGAGATACGCCGCGCGGTCGCGGACGACGTGCCCGCGATCGTCGCGATGCTCGCCGACGATCCGCTGGGCGCGCAGCGCGAGTCACCGGACGATCTGGCCCCGTACCTGACGGCGCTGGAGCGCCTCACCGGAGATCCGAACCAGCACCTGGTGGTCGCCGTGCGCGAGGACCGTGTCGTCGGCACCCTGCAGCTCACGGTCGTTCCCGGACTGGCCCGCAGGGGAGCGACCCGCGCGATCATCGAAGCCGTACGGGTTCACGCCGACGAGCGCGGCAGCGGTCTGGGCACCCGCTTCGTCGAGTGGGCCGTGGACCAAGCCCGCGCCGAAGGCTGCCAGTTGGTGCAGCTGACCTCCGACGCCACTCGGACGGATGCGCACCGGTTCTACGAGCGACTCGGTTTCACGGCGTCGCACGTCGGGTTCAAGCTTCAGCTCTGA
- a CDS encoding serine hydrolase, translated as MTTTPAEELLPATRRALLHEIATAQTKGRAPSLVAAVVRGGETVWHGSRTSVDGHGPDENVQYRIGSITKTFTAVLVLRLRDEGLLDLGDPLEKHLPGTGAGEATIAELLAHTGGLAAESPGPWWERTPGSLRPELADVLGEQPHRHPVGRRFHYSNPGYTLLGALVEELRGAPWEDVLRSEVLEPLGLDRTSGQPRAPHAGGWAVHPWADVMLPEPSEDLGRMAPAGQLWSTSGDLARFAVFLARGDDRVLSAESVREMRTPAAPAEPEEVAAGAAYGLGMQVQHRDGRTLVGHSGSLPGFVAGLMISVEDDLAAVVLANCTSGPPVSTVAADLVRIVAEAEPRIPEPWRPLPEVDRAVLDLAGPWYWGTHAFALRLAADGDVTLGPLAGTGRRSRFRAGADGTWTGLDGYYAGELLRAVEGPDGSVTHLDLGSFVFTRQPYGEGAPVPGGVDPEGWRGLK; from the coding sequence ATGACGACCACACCCGCGGAAGAGCTGCTTCCCGCCACGCGCCGTGCCCTGCTGCACGAGATCGCCACCGCCCAGACGAAAGGGCGCGCGCCGTCGTTGGTCGCAGCGGTGGTGCGCGGCGGGGAGACCGTGTGGCACGGCTCCCGTACCTCGGTGGACGGGCACGGGCCCGACGAGAACGTGCAGTACCGCATCGGCTCGATCACCAAGACATTCACCGCCGTCCTCGTCCTGAGACTGCGTGACGAGGGCCTGCTCGACCTGGGCGACCCGCTGGAGAAGCACCTGCCGGGCACGGGCGCGGGGGAGGCGACGATCGCCGAACTCCTCGCGCACACCGGCGGGCTGGCGGCCGAGTCGCCCGGTCCCTGGTGGGAGCGCACGCCCGGTTCGCTGCGCCCCGAACTGGCCGATGTCCTGGGTGAGCAGCCGCACCGGCATCCGGTCGGCCGGCGGTTCCACTACTCGAACCCCGGCTACACGTTGCTGGGTGCGCTGGTCGAGGAACTGCGCGGCGCCCCCTGGGAGGACGTCCTGCGGAGCGAGGTGCTCGAACCGCTGGGGCTCGACCGGACGAGCGGGCAGCCACGGGCGCCCCATGCGGGCGGCTGGGCCGTGCACCCCTGGGCGGACGTCATGCTTCCCGAACCGAGCGAGGACCTGGGGCGGATGGCACCGGCCGGGCAGCTCTGGTCGACCAGCGGGGACCTGGCCCGCTTCGCCGTCTTCCTCGCCCGCGGCGACGACCGGGTGCTGAGCGCGGAGTCCGTACGGGAGATGCGTACGCCCGCCGCGCCGGCCGAACCGGAGGAAGTGGCCGCCGGCGCCGCCTACGGTCTCGGGATGCAGGTCCAGCACCGGGACGGCCGGACCCTGGTGGGCCACAGCGGCTCTCTCCCGGGCTTCGTCGCGGGGCTCATGATCAGCGTCGAGGACGACCTGGCCGCTGTCGTGCTCGCCAACTGCACCTCGGGCCCGCCGGTGTCGACGGTTGCCGCTGATCTCGTACGGATCGTCGCGGAGGCCGAGCCCCGGATCCCCGAGCCCTGGCGGCCTCTGCCCGAGGTCGACCGTGCGGTGCTGGACCTGGCCGGGCCCTGGTACTGGGGGACTCACGCCTTCGCACTGCGTCTGGCGGCCGACGGGGACGTCACGCTGGGACCTCTGGCGGGCACCGGCCGGCGCTCGCGTTTCCGGGCCGGGGCCGACGGGACCTGGACCGGGCTCGACGGCTACTACGCCGGTGAGCTCCTACGGGCCGTGGAAGGCCCTGACGGGTCGGTGACCCACCTGGACCTCGGTTCGTTCGTGTTCACGCGGCAGCCGTACGGTGAGGGCGCTCCGGTCCCGGGCGGCGTGGATCCCGAAGGGTGGCGCGGCCTCAAGTAG
- a CDS encoding PIG-L family deacetylase encodes MTDRPLTLMAVHAHPDDEATGTGGVLARYAAEGIRTVLVTCTDGGCGDGPGGVKPGDPGHDPAAVASMRRRELEASRDVLKISDLETLDYADSGMMGWPSNDAPGSFWRTPVQEGAARLAELMRHYRPDVVVTYDENGFYGHPDHIQAHRITMAALEMTTLTPKVYWTTMPRSGMQRFGEIMREFHEDMPEPDPAEAAAMAEIGLPDDEITTWVDTTAFSGQKFDALAAHASQGENIFFLKMGKERFGELMGMETFLRVQDATGAAIPEDDLFAGLR; translated from the coding sequence ATGACAGACCGGCCTCTGACGCTCATGGCAGTACACGCCCACCCCGACGACGAGGCCACCGGAACCGGGGGAGTTCTCGCGCGATATGCGGCGGAGGGAATCCGTACGGTTCTCGTGACGTGTACCGACGGCGGCTGCGGTGACGGACCGGGGGGCGTCAAGCCGGGCGATCCCGGGCACGATCCGGCGGCCGTCGCCTCGATGCGCCGCCGAGAGCTCGAGGCGAGCCGTGACGTCCTGAAGATCAGCGACCTGGAGACGCTGGACTATGCCGACTCCGGGATGATGGGCTGGCCGAGCAACGACGCGCCCGGATCCTTCTGGCGGACCCCCGTGCAGGAAGGCGCGGCCCGCCTCGCGGAACTCATGCGGCACTACCGGCCCGATGTGGTCGTCACCTACGACGAGAACGGCTTCTACGGTCACCCCGACCACATCCAGGCCCACCGCATCACGATGGCGGCGCTGGAGATGACCACGCTGACACCGAAGGTCTACTGGACCACGATGCCCCGCTCGGGGATGCAGCGGTTCGGCGAGATCATGCGCGAGTTCCACGAGGACATGCCGGAACCGGATCCTGCCGAGGCCGCCGCGATGGCCGAGATCGGCCTCCCCGACGACGAGATCACCACGTGGGTGGACACCACCGCGTTCAGTGGTCAGAAGTTCGACGCGCTGGCGGCGCACGCCAGTCAGGGCGAGAACATCTTCTTCCTCAAGATGGGCAAGGAGAGGTTCGGCGAGCTGATGGGCATGGAGACCTTCCTGCGGGTCCAGGACGCCACCGGCGCGGCCATACCCGAAGACGATCTCTTCGCCGGACTGCGCTGA
- the dnaB gene encoding replicative DNA helicase, with the protein MSISEPLDDPWADSGPSDRLPASRRRDNGGGGGRGREDRHDRGPDNSAWDGGGSSFERVPPQDLDAEQSVLGGMLLSKDAIADVVEVLKGHDFYRPAHETVYGAILDLYAKGEPADPITVAAELTRRGEITKVGGASYLHTLVQTVPTAANAEYYAEIVHERAVLRRLVEAGTRITQMGYAADGDVDEIVNSAQAEIYAVTEQRTTEDYLPLGDIMEGALDEIEAIGSRSGEMTGVPTGFTDLDQLTNGLHPGQMIIIAARPAMGKSTLALDFARACSIKHNMPSVIFSLEMGRNEIAMRLLSAEARVALHHMRSGTMTDEDWTRLARRMPDVSAAPLYIDDSPNLSMMEIRAKCRRLKQRADLKLVIIDYLQLMQSGGKGRSESRQQEVSDMSRNLKLLAKELELPVIALSQLNRGPEQRTDKKPMVSDLRESGSIEQDADMVILLHREDAYEKESPRAGEADIIVGKHRNGPTATITVAFQGHYSRFVDMAQT; encoded by the coding sequence GTGAGTATTTCCGAGCCCTTGGACGACCCGTGGGCCGACAGCGGTCCCAGTGATCGTCTGCCCGCCTCCCGCCGGCGCGACAACGGCGGCGGTGGCGGTCGCGGCCGGGAGGACCGGCACGACCGCGGTCCGGACAACAGCGCCTGGGACGGCGGGGGCTCGTCCTTCGAGCGGGTCCCGCCGCAGGACCTGGACGCCGAGCAGTCCGTCCTGGGCGGCATGCTGCTCTCGAAGGACGCCATCGCCGATGTCGTCGAGGTGCTCAAGGGCCACGACTTCTACCGGCCGGCGCACGAGACCGTCTACGGCGCGATCCTCGACCTCTACGCCAAGGGCGAGCCGGCCGACCCGATCACGGTCGCCGCCGAGCTCACCAGACGCGGCGAGATCACCAAGGTCGGCGGCGCGTCGTATCTGCACACCCTGGTCCAGACGGTCCCGACGGCGGCCAACGCCGAGTACTACGCGGAGATCGTCCATGAGCGCGCCGTCCTGCGCCGCCTGGTCGAGGCCGGTACCCGCATCACGCAGATGGGTTACGCGGCCGACGGCGACGTGGACGAGATCGTCAACAGCGCCCAGGCCGAGATCTACGCCGTCACCGAACAGCGCACGACCGAGGACTACCTGCCGCTCGGCGACATCATGGAGGGCGCGCTCGACGAGATCGAGGCGATCGGCTCGCGGTCGGGGGAGATGACCGGAGTACCGACCGGCTTCACCGACCTCGACCAGCTGACGAACGGGCTGCACCCCGGCCAGATGATCATCATCGCCGCACGTCCCGCCATGGGTAAGTCGACGCTTGCGCTGGACTTCGCCCGGGCCTGCTCGATCAAGCACAACATGCCCAGCGTGATCTTCTCGCTCGAGATGGGGCGCAACGAGATCGCCATGCGCCTGCTGTCGGCCGAGGCACGCGTCGCCCTGCACCACATGCGTTCCGGCACGATGACCGACGAGGACTGGACCCGGCTCGCGCGCCGGATGCCCGACGTCTCGGCGGCTCCCCTCTACATCGACGACTCTCCGAACCTGTCGATGATGGAGATCCGTGCCAAGTGCCGCCGCCTCAAGCAGCGCGCCGACCTGAAGCTGGTCATCATCGACTACCTGCAGCTGATGCAGTCGGGCGGCAAGGGGCGCTCCGAGAGCAGGCAGCAGGAAGTCTCGGACATGTCGCGAAACCTGAAGCTGCTGGCCAAGGAGCTGGAGCTGCCCGTCATCGCGCTGTCCCAGCTGAACCGTGGCCCCGAGCAGCGCACGGACAAGAAGCCGATGGTCTCCGACCTGCGTGAATCGGGATCCATCGAGCAGGACGCGGACATGGTGATCCTGCTGCACCGCGAGGACGCCTACGAAAAGGAGTCGCCGCGCGCGGGCGAGGCGGACATCATCGTGGGCAAGCACCGAAACGGCCCGACGGCCACCATCACGGTCGCCTTCCAGGGCCACTACTCACGCTTCGTGGACATGGCGCAGACCTGA